One window of the Anolis sagrei isolate rAnoSag1 chromosome 5, rAnoSag1.mat, whole genome shotgun sequence genome contains the following:
- the LOC132777218 gene encoding phospholipase A and acyltransferase 1-like: protein MQKKNSEDYFQKCVDGIHDIKDDVVHVFRNKDIPKLGDMIQFQMPLFQHWGIYVGNGDVVHFALPAVNVFPLRFKVRKAKVKDVSPVLTFAVNNKYDKVHSPLPPEHVVKRAEHMVGKVIKYDPGRANCEHFVTLMRYNVAISRQAERFNFNVDPGFVRQIKRWLAEINEWAN from the exons ATGCAAAAGAAAAATTCAGAGGACTACTTTCAGAAGTGTGTG GATGGGATACATGATATAAAGGACGATGTCGTTCATGTTTTTCGCAATAAAGATATTCCAAAGCTTGGCGATATGATTCAGTTTCAGATGCCTTTATTCCAACATTGGGGCATCTATGTCGGAAATGGAGATGTGGTTCATTTTGCATTGCCAG CTGTTAATGTTTTTCCACTGAGGTTTAAAGTACGAAAAGCAAAAGTGAAGGATGTCTCACCGGTATTGACCTTTGCAGTAAACAACAAATATGATAAAGTCCATTCtccattgcctccagaacatgtgGTAAAAAGAGCTGAGCACATGGTGGGCAAAGTCATAAAGTATGATCCTGGGAGAGCCAACTGTGAACACTTCGTCACATTGATGAGATACAATGTTGCTATATCAAGGCAG GCAGAGAGATTCAACTTTAATGTGGATCCTGGTTTTGTGAGACAGATCAAAAGATGGCTAGCTGAAATCAATGAGTGGGCAAACTG